TTCTCGATTGATGCGGCGGCGTTGAAGGCATATTTAAAAGCAGTTTTATACTCCGGCTTTTTGGCGCGGTACATGTAGTAACCAATTTTAGCGTACGTGACTGCCCGGAGGTACTTGTCCCGTATATCAGAAGCTAACCGGAGGGCCTCGCGATAAACGTCCAATGGCATTATTTTCACCCAGAAAATTTACGATGTGATGGTATTTAATCGTTTCCGGTAGTCAGAACAGAACATGGAAGATCAGTCAAAAAACGAAAGTTCAGCCAAGCTCGTCGTAAACAACTCCAACGACTTCTCCGTCATCGAGAGAGACAAAGCTTACCTTGGTCTTTTTGCCGCTCTTGGGATCTACAACAACGAAATCCGGCTTGGAAAGGTATCTGCTCGATGGTATCCGCCAGACATCGCCGTAATGGGCCCTAAGCTCCTTCAAAAATCTTTCCGCATCACGTCTGATAACGGTTGTCATCGGTATCACCACTTATATCTACTACTTCAAAATATAAAAAGCTTTCCCATAGACATTCGTTAAAGATAATATCGACAATTGACTAAAATTTTGACCGCATGCAAACCATCGCTCCCCGGGGAACGCCCAGCTCCCTGGAAATCGGCGGACATTTTGCCCTGAGGAGGAAAAATATCCTACCGTCACCGAGGTCACTTAGGGTCTCAAAATTCGCCTGTCCCTTTGCAATTATTACATCGGCCCTCTCAAAGAGCCGCAGAAATTCCGGTGATGCATACTCCAGAGGCGTTCCGGGAAGCCTTGAACCCGTAGAAATGACCCTCGCAATCTTATCAAATCCGGCCTCACGAAGATCTTCAACCGTTGCGTCGTTGATTATCGGCCCTTCCTTGGCGGCCACGTACACCTCAAGAGCCGGAAACTCCCTGCGTATAAGCTCTATGAATATCCTGTCAAAGTATATCTCACCGCAGTTGTCCACCAGGTAGAGGAGCGTTTTCGCCCGCTCAAGCTCCATCAGGAGCTCATCGCTCTGGTCAATGTAAAGCCTCCGGGAAACAAGATCGAGGAGGTCGTTTCCAATCTTCTTTGGATCATAACCAACGGCAAAGTCTATGGTGTTCCCCGCGATGGCAAGCTTCAGGGCTCGTTTTATGTCATCAACCCCACGCACCTCCGCCGCCACGCTCCTTGCAAGCCCTGTGGAGATTCTCTTATACTCCCTGAACGGATCATCGTCTCCCAGAAAATCGTAGAGCTCAAGGAACAGCCTGCCCCCGTCCGTGGCCGGAACCGAATCCTCTCTGAAGAACTCTACCAGCCTGTTTGCGAGAAATAACATAGCTCTCTTGCGCATCTCCACGTCTTCTGTGCTCATCTCGGTTATTTTCTGAGCCTGAGCGACCGTGCACGCGATACATTCGTAGTGAATCTTCATCCGGCCACCAAGGAAAGATGGAAAAGGCCCTTAATAAATCAAGCCCTAAGCTTCTCGACGTATTCGAGCTCCTCGGGGATTGGGTTTCTCTTTCTCAGCATCTCCCTCACGACTAGGTAGCCGTAAAGCGCAGTCATCCACTCCATTTCTCTCACCCCTTTTAACTTCTTCCAGCGTGTCCAGCCCGATCTTGGGCTTAAAAGCTTTTCTAGGCCTTAAACCCTCATCTGTGCCCATAAAATATCTACAATCTTCCAAAAAAGCAACAATGAAGATTTTGGATATTGGATGCACAAGAACGAGCAATTTAAAGACCCAAAAGGGCCCTTCTTTTACCAAAAGAATACATTTGAGCAGGATACGGAAACCCAACCGTTTATAAACTTTGGAGACTCCATCACTACGGTGGGAGAAAATGGCCTTAGAGAAGCTAGGGAAGGCACTCAACAATGCCCTCAGGAAGCTCGCCCGTTCCGGCACAGTTGACGAGGCCCTCATAAAGGAGGTCGTGAGGGACATACAGAGGGCGCTCATCCAGGCGGACGTTAACGTTAGGCTGGTCCTCCAGTTAACGAAGACGATAGAGAAGAGGGCGCTTGAAGAGAAGCCCCCAGCGGGAGCATCAAAGAAGGAGCACATAATCCAGATAGTCTATGAGGAGCTCACAAAGTTCCTCGGAAAGGAGGCCAAGCCCCTCGAAATAAAGGATAAGCCAACTGTTCTGCTCACCGTTGGTATCCAGGGATCAGGTAAGACTACGAGCGTGGCGAAGCTGGCGAGACATCTCCAGAAGAGGGGCTACAAAGTAGGCCTTGTCTGTTCGGACACCTGGCGTCCCGGTGCCTACTACCAGCTCAAACAGCTCGTTGAACCCTTTGGGATAGAGGTCTTTGGCGATCCCGAGGAAAAA
This window of the Thermococcus thermotolerans genome carries:
- a CDS encoding damage-control phosphatase, which translates into the protein MKIHYECIACTVAQAQKITEMSTEDVEMRKRAMLFLANRLVEFFREDSVPATDGGRLFLELYDFLGDDDPFREYKRISTGLARSVAAEVRGVDDIKRALKLAIAGNTIDFAVGYDPKKIGNDLLDLVSRRLYIDQSDELLMELERAKTLLYLVDNCGEIYFDRIFIELIRREFPALEVYVAAKEGPIINDATVEDLREAGFDKIARVISTGSRLPGTPLEYASPEFLRLFERADVIIAKGQANFETLSDLGDGRIFFLLRAKCPPISRELGVPRGAMVCMRSKF